The Vibrio nitrifigilis genome window below encodes:
- a CDS encoding Lrp/AsnC family transcriptional regulator — translation MEDTLDKIDYKLLRLLQQDGRMSNAELADKVNISPATCHRRLDRLFKSDAITSVRAIVAPNKVDLASLVIVGVVLDRSTPESFAEFEQAIVTMPVIIDCQLVAGEFDYFLRIRVKDMADFNQLHASQLISLPGVRQIRTFFVMKEVVDNGTLAF, via the coding sequence ATGGAAGATACACTAGATAAAATCGACTACAAGCTACTACGGTTACTCCAGCAAGATGGGCGCATGTCGAATGCTGAGCTCGCTGACAAAGTGAATATTAGCCCTGCAACCTGTCACCGCCGATTAGATCGGTTATTCAAATCAGACGCCATAACGTCAGTAAGAGCTATCGTTGCACCCAATAAAGTGGATTTAGCCAGTTTGGTCATTGTGGGGGTGGTGCTTGATCGCTCTACACCAGAGAGCTTTGCAGAGTTTGAGCAAGCCATTGTTACTATGCCTGTGATTATTGATTGCCAATTGGTAGCCGGAGAATTTGATTATTTCCTGCGTATCCGCGTCAAAGATATGGCTGATTTTAACCAGCTTCATGCCAGCCAGTTGATCTCTTTACCTGGGGTAAGACAAATACGCACCTTCTTCGTGATGAAAGAGGTGGTAGACAATGGCACGCTCGCATTCTAA
- a CDS encoding 1-aminocyclopropane-1-carboxylate deaminase has protein sequence MNLDKFERYPLTFGPTPIEKLSNLSEFLGGDVDIYAKREDCNCGLAFGGNKIRKLEYIVPDAIASGADTLVSIGGVQSNHTRMVAAVAAKIGMKCRLVQESWVPFQDAVYDRVGNILMSRVMGAKVELIDEGFDIGIRESWENALKDVEEKGGKPYPIPAGASEHKFGAVGYVNFAEEVRQQEEELGFKFDYIVVCTVTGSTMAGMVVGFAADGRARNVIGIDASATPEQNHAQVLRIAQNTADLVELNQEITKEDVVIIDDYAYPAYGVPSDETVEAIRISARTEAMMTDPVYEGKSMQGLIDLTKKGYFPKGSKVLYVHLGGVPAINAYSYIFRNG, from the coding sequence ATGAATCTAGATAAATTTGAACGTTACCCTTTAACGTTTGGACCAACGCCGATAGAGAAGCTAAGCAACCTTTCTGAATTCTTGGGCGGGGATGTCGACATCTATGCGAAACGCGAAGACTGTAACTGTGGTCTAGCATTTGGTGGTAACAAAATTCGCAAACTGGAATACATTGTGCCAGATGCAATTGCCAGTGGTGCTGATACGCTCGTATCTATCGGTGGTGTGCAATCAAACCACACCCGTATGGTAGCGGCTGTCGCGGCAAAAATTGGCATGAAATGCCGCTTAGTTCAAGAAAGCTGGGTACCATTCCAAGATGCGGTTTATGACCGTGTAGGTAACATTTTGATGAGCCGTGTTATGGGCGCTAAAGTTGAACTCATTGATGAAGGCTTTGATATCGGCATTCGTGAAAGCTGGGAAAACGCACTAAAAGATGTAGAAGAGAAAGGTGGCAAGCCATATCCAATTCCAGCTGGCGCTTCTGAACACAAATTTGGCGCTGTTGGTTATGTTAACTTCGCAGAAGAAGTAAGACAGCAAGAAGAAGAGTTGGGTTTCAAATTTGATTACATTGTTGTGTGTACAGTAACGGGATCAACCATGGCTGGCATGGTCGTTGGTTTTGCAGCTGATGGTCGCGCACGTAACGTGATTGGTATCGATGCCTCTGCAACGCCAGAACAAAACCATGCGCAAGTATTACGTATCGCGCAAAATACGGCTGACCTTGTCGAACTAAATCAAGAGATCACCAAAGAAGACGTTGTCATCATCGATGATTACGCTTACCCAGCGTATGGTGTGCCATCGGATGAAACAGTAGAAGCGATCAGAATCTCTGCTCGTACTGAAGCCATGATGACAGATCCTGTTTACGAAGGTAAATCGATGCAAGGTTTGATTGATTTAACGAAGAAAGGCTATTTCCCGAAAGGCTCTAAAGTTCTTTATGTTCACTTAGGTGGTGTACCTGCTATTAACGCCTACAGCTACATTTTCCGCAACGGTTAA
- a CDS encoding UPF0149 family protein, whose protein sequence is MTLQELLAQPELENKLLNEAKTTGFVTAMACSPNVLPPEEWLPYLWGGEEVAPFSDGEQLENYLEQIIAMWNHFRPALLDNQWAWPDGYALDDQEIVNEQARDFCEGVLQGWQLTRDDWETIMPPESEDNALLGGVLLSLSMLYDPETSVATLSEQGIEGLEQFEEIFNAMPLMLCGLTLRGAALVQE, encoded by the coding sequence TTGACCCTTCAAGAATTGCTTGCTCAACCTGAGTTAGAAAACAAATTGCTCAATGAAGCAAAAACTACTGGCTTTGTGACTGCTATGGCCTGCTCACCTAATGTGTTACCACCAGAAGAATGGTTGCCTTATTTATGGGGCGGTGAGGAAGTCGCGCCATTTAGTGATGGTGAGCAATTAGAAAACTATCTAGAACAGATTATTGCGATGTGGAATCATTTCCGCCCTGCTTTATTAGATAATCAGTGGGCTTGGCCAGATGGTTATGCGTTAGACGATCAAGAAATCGTTAATGAACAAGCGCGTGATTTTTGTGAAGGCGTACTGCAAGGTTGGCAACTGACTCGCGATGATTGGGAAACCATTATGCCGCCAGAAAGTGAAGATAATGCGTTATTGGGTGGCGTTTTACTTTCTCTAAGCATGTTATATGACCCAGAAACGTCAGTGGCAACATTGAGTGAGCAAGGTATTGAAGGACTCGAACAGTTTGAAGAAATATTCAATGCCATGCCATTGATGCTGTGTGGTTTAACGTTACGCGGCGCGGCGTTAGTTCAAGAATAA